The Ornithinimicrobium sufpigmenti genome includes the window GCCGGGTTGTGGCGGTGGCCCTGCTCCGGGGCCCAGGGGCCGTCCACCCGCAGCCCGTAACGGGTGCCCGGGAGCAGCTGCGGCACGCTGTCCCACCAGATGCCGTAGGCGTTGCGGGTCAGGGGGACCGTGGCCGCGTGCGCGCCGTCGTCGCCGAAGACCTCGACCTCCACGGCCGTGGCGTGCCGGGCCAGCACCGCCAGCTCCGGTCCGGCCTCCGTGCGGGTCAGCCCCAGGGGAGGGGGACGGTCCGTGCGGCGGCGCGGACGGCTCAGGGGTGGCATGGCCCCCAAGCCTAGGCGGGCGCACCGGCCGGGCTGCGCGGGCCCGACGGGGAGTCGGTACGTTGGGGGTATGAGCGATCCCACCGCACTCCCGAACTTTCCCCCTCCGCCGGAGGAGCATCCCCTCAGCGGGCGGGTGCTGGACGCGCTGCAGGACCTGCAGATGTCGCCCAACCTCGACCCGCAGGGCGATGTCGCCTTCGAGCTGCGCGGACAGAAGCTCTTCGTCAAGGTCATCGAGGGTGACCAGTTCGACATCATGCGCGTCTTCGGGCAGTGGCAGATTGCCGGCACCGTCCCGGACGACCTGGAGACCCGACTCAACGGCTGCAACGACGTCACCCTGGGGGTGAACCTGGTCAAGGCCGGCATCGCCAACGGCAACCTGGTCCTCGCCGTGGAGCAGATCATCGCCCGCCAGGAGCCGCCGAAGGCCAAGGTCCAGATCGCGACCGGGCTGATCCTGCAGGCGCTGCAGCTGTGGCACCGCAACGTCATCGCCAAGGCGGCCGTGGAGCGGGGCGAGGAGCCCGAGCTGCCCGCCGACGCGCCCGAGGGCACCGAGGTCGGCCCGTGGCTGTCGCTCGGGTCGCAGGGCCGGCAGGGGCAGCAGGGTCAGCAGGGTTCCGGCGGCGACGCTGCCGGTGGCCAGACCGGCCCCGGTGGGGAGCCGGAGGGCCAGGCGTGACCAGGACCGTGCAGACGGCCAGCGAGTTCGTCCGGGTCGAGGTGGACTCCGGCATCGCCACGATCCGCATCGACCGGCCCAAGATGAACCCGCTGTCGATCGAGGTGCAGGACGCGCTGGCGGAGGCTGCGCGGATCGTCACGGCCGACGACCAGGTCGCTGCCGTGGTGATCTACGGCGGCGAGAAGGTCTTCGCCGCCGGGGCGGACATCAAGGAGATGCAGACGATGGGCTACACCGACATGGTGCAGCGCGCGGGCATCATCCAGGACTGCTTCACCCAGGTCGCCCGGATCCCCAAGCCGGTCATCGCCGCGATCGAGGGGTATGCCCTGGGCGCCGGCAACGAGCTGGCCATGTGCGCCGACTTCCGGGTCGCCGCCTCCGACGCCAAGCTTGGGCAGCCGGAGATCCTGCTGGGCGTCATCCCCGGCGCCGGCGGCACCCAGCGCCTGGCCCGCCTGGTGGGCGTCAGCAAGGCCAAGGACCTCGTGTACACCGGTCGGATGATCGAGGCCGACGAGGCGCACGAGATCGGCCTGGTCGACAAGGTTGCTGAGCCGGGTGCGGCCTACGCGACCGCCGTGGAGATGGCCCAGCGCTATGTAGGCGGCCCCGCTTTCGCGCTCCGCGCCGCCAAGGAGGCCATCGACCGCGGCCTCGACGGCGACCTGGAGACCGGCCTGGCGATCGAGGCGATGCAGTTCGCCGGCGTCTTCGCCACCAAGGACCGCGAGATCGGGATGACCTCCTTCGTCCAGGACGGGCCAGGCAAGGCGACCTTCGAGGGACGCTGACAGGACACGCGATAAGTCCGCACAGGACACGCGATAAGG containing:
- a CDS encoding enoyl-CoA hydratase/isomerase family protein, yielding MTRTVQTASEFVRVEVDSGIATIRIDRPKMNPLSIEVQDALAEAARIVTADDQVAAVVIYGGEKVFAAGADIKEMQTMGYTDMVQRAGIIQDCFTQVARIPKPVIAAIEGYALGAGNELAMCADFRVAASDAKLGQPEILLGVIPGAGGTQRLARLVGVSKAKDLVYTGRMIEADEAHEIGLVDKVAEPGAAYATAVEMAQRYVGGPAFALRAAKEAIDRGLDGDLETGLAIEAMQFAGVFATKDREIGMTSFVQDGPGKATFEGR